AAACcttaaacttcaaatattaCCCATTGTATTACTGCTTATGCCCATCTGGGaagataaatgaaatattttaatataaaaaaaaacttcagataTTACAAgattagtttaaatatttatttaatatattattcattACAGGTTTTAcgcaataaaatttaaatatgaatCTATGTGCATTAAAGTCTTTATTCATTAACACACATTTCGTTTATGGCATGTAGACTGACAGCTTCATTTCGTTTGTTAAACCGAATTGTAAACGGTTATTGTATCTTTTCATTCATCTACTATAAGATAAGACTAACTAACTAAGATAAGACATGCGCCTTGCGCAAAgcaaatttatatgaaaattatttaaggaatatcgtatagaaaaataaaatttatatttttaatcgaataaatatttttggcctttaattgatttttttttaaaaaaaattgttaattatataatttgtttactgatgagctgatcctattttaaaaatattttaggtcaaaaatcATTTATCGCATAAGAATCTAACGTTTAGGACGAAGAATTACAGAGTTacaatttggttacaatgaaaataTGAGAGTtcagttttatatcatgatttaacaatttaaaaattaattatggctatgagaagtttacgttcacgtgtcaatcctaaatatcttcaatatttttctcattttgtgtcgttttttcattttggttattgctcgatataaatattgatttttgagtttatactCATTTCGctattttgttttggcctgagatttagaaaatggttaagatttaaaattattaaagagatacatacttaggttaagatcagCATCTTGaacagaataaatattttatatttattacttattttatgtttttctacatattatgaaataaaataagaataattatatattaaataactaaaaaaatcagttactattatacAATAAATTGGCgtgcgcatataaatcaaatgatcGTTCTTGTTCATTCGCActcattttagggtaaataaatcaaaacaatcaatcttatctatcatatatgatatatacttaaatctaaatgatattaacatagatatatagtatacttttaatatggatatttattaaatgaagtttctactcatatgattttatgattatttgcatatttatgtaacaaattttacaccaacgattttttttttaaagtggaatgtttagtggtttcaataatttataataattttaaaaaaacaatgaagatttcaaaattaaaatattaacttttcaatatatgttcaacgtagatatcaaaatataagtatgtattttcatatgatgtatatagtttaatttaaacgatatgaaatatatatatatatatatattaacataaacacctattaaaataaaattatttattcataagattttataatcattgtatcttattatagaaaaaaaaaattaaaccttgattacaaaagtttatgtgagacatttaacagttttagtaatttatactcgttttgaaaaattcaaaatacaacatatacaaaaaaaatctaaatttttattatataattaatgtaattatgtaatttattttaaaaataaataattaaacaaaaatgatagaaaatatacagattattagcaaatctttattatttaaaatcattaattgtcatatatatcttcatcacattaggtaattccgtaggttttatttaaggaaagaattcAATTTGATGAATGAATGGTCcataatggacatactatataatatagcagcaatttaattttggactaacaaaattctcaattgattctcaaaCCGCCACATAAGCAAAATTAACATTGTAATTACGTGACAACTCAACAagacatttatttaattaatacaaactaaatattataactttttaaatgtttctctattaatatatatatgggaTATATAAATTAGCAATTCAACAGACACTATAATTCAAACAGATCAGTTTAATCTCTAGCAAATCTTTTGCTATCTAGATATTATAAGCATGTACCACAACAGTATCTATCATATTAACTGAaatcataaaaatttaataaattaaaatttatttagataGTACGTTCGAGTCGGGTCGGATTCGGGCTAGTTCCTTTCGGATCCTAATCATTTAGACCCAATAGATCCTTGGTCCAGGTCGATTTTTCTCGGGTTCGggttaataattaaaatacccataaaataccCATAATTTTCCGGATCCATATCGGATCTGGGTCGGGTTCAAatatttaggatctgaaaagaACATGACATACCCAACTCCATCAAATTTAGTTGATATTTGTCATAGATatctaaaattacaaaataacttaaatgaaactattaataattaaaatataacattttaaactctaaattttacattttaaagcttcacattacttaaaaatgttacaaaataataacaaatattgttaacaaaaaatatttcaactaaatcataaaataatatatataaattagaacacaaaaaaatcatagttttggatatacatgtttttaggtcaggtacaaatcggttcttattGGATCaagtctattcgggtcggttcttttcggttCTGGTTCCTTCGGATAAAAAGAAATTTAGATCCAAAatgtacttgtaaattttcggttCCGTTCCGGATCGGATATTTTTTGATCGGTTCTGGTTCAGGTTTTCGGGTCGAGGTTAAAATTCTCAGACCTATATTACATattcataaaatcaaaaatataaatatttatatatatgtatatatatatatatatatcaactaatatatatatatatatcaactaaAGCTACAAAATATCATATTCTCACACTCGCACCTTCCAACAtgttatttagaattttaactTTCTTTTTGTCAAATGACATGGAATAACACAAAAATACTACAACTTATACATAAATTTTTGGaatgtaaaaattaatatttttatatatatgaaaattaaccATGCAGTTACGGATCAAAAAGATCTTGTTCTTGTATAACTTTTAAAGTCTggttcaattttatttttatagcaaAGGAAGGTCTTGTTCGATTTTCACTTTTTTCAGCCATATATGAAAAGCAATAGAGATAATGAAATAAAAGCATCTTCCTCAACCAATGTTTTTCATCTTCTCCCAAACCAGAATTAAAACATATCTCAGGGTGTTAAAAACGCAACAACCCATTTGCATAAGATTACACAACGTtgaaaacaaccaaaaaaagaGTCGAAACACTCTTGAGTTACAGATAGAGAATCCAAAATACAGAGAGATGTGGAGACAACTCTAAATCATACAGTCAGAAACGTCTTCTCGGGCTTCGTGACCGTTGTGACCTCCCCGACCTGCAAACCCCAACAACATCGATCAAAGGATGCTATGAAATATAAGGTCAAATAACTTAAGAACTCACATACTAATGACTGAAAGACTCGATATACACAATCTTATACtctatatatattgaaacactactctctctcactcactcaTATCGGTAAATAATTAGTAACCTTTGATACTTGTAAGAAACTCGACTTCATCTCAACCAAAAATATAAAGCAACCAAAGTGTACAACTTTGTTATTAGATACAGCGAAATAGTTTAGAATACAAACCTCATGTTCCTTCTCCTGTAAGATCCAGCATTGTTTGGTCCATTGCTAAAGGCCCAGTCAACGCTGACATTCTTGGTCAGAAGCTCAGCACCATTCATTGCTTTGATAGCACTCTGTGCTTCTTCACTCTTCTCGTATTCAATCAAAGCATAGCCCTGAACAAGAAGCGATTAAAATTACTACAACTTACATAAGATATATTCACACAAAATCTGCACTCGTCGCAAGCTCCCATTCTAAATCACAGCTTACTGAACTATCAAGAGCCAGCCACTAGTCGGAACAAAAGGAGAAACTCCAAACCTTGACAAAACCAGTACGGCGATCGAGATTGAGATGCAGACTCTTAATCTcgccaaaatcaccaaaagcATTGGAGATATcatcctcctgtgcctcctcatGAACTCCAGTGACCAAAACAATCCACCCCTCAATGGctacacaacaaaacaaaacaaaacatcaactttacaCTTTCTCTTACTTGCAGAAACTATCTTAGCTTAAAAATCTATACATTCGAAGTATATAGCCAGTGGAGAGAACACAGCAAGTAACAAACTTTCTAGGTCAAATCGAATCCTAGCCACATGGGTACTTAGAGAAAccctaaaaaaacaaatcaattacaCGCGAATCAAGAGATTACATCGCTGGGGGCCGGGACCGCCATCGGAACCGAGAGATTCGAAGTCGCGGGAGGAGAGGCCGCGCTGGCGATCGGAATCTTTCTCCTCGCGAAATCCGCGGCCTTTGGTCTTCCTATTCGCTGATTCGTCGTTTGCTCCGGCGATTGCTGACCTAAGCCTCGGATGACCAGCGCGTGGGGAGAGATCAGATGCTCCGACGTCTTCGTCCATGAGGTCGTCCTCCTCTGGCTCGAAATCGACTGCTTCAGCTTCTATGTTCGCCATAACTTCCGCCGCCGCCGTCGTCGATGCCGATCGAATCTCTTcccgtttttttcttttctatcttAATTATTTCTGCGAGTGGTTTCCATGGATATAATTTGGGCTTTTAGTGGGCTTGTATTGTGGGCCTTAGCCTTCGATTTGTTTTTCTAACTTCTTTTGCCCTTTTGCATATGTAcagaacttctttttttttggtcaactgcATATGTACAGAACTTTTTAGTATTGGAATGAAAAGTCAATAGTTCTGCGTTAGGTGCAGGGAAACTTTGAGGAGATGTCACATTCTCTATTCCAAAACAAGAAACTTGAAAGTCATGGCttcatataattttagtttGCACAGACAGGGCCGGCTGAGGCATAGGGGCAAGGAGGCGTGGACCCAgggtccaaatttttttttccataattaGTGTTAAAATAGGAtctgattttcaaaaataaaatttaaaaaaggtCTAAAATTTTTAGGTTATTCATAGAGTATatgtaaaatttgttttgaaaaactatttttacCCAAGGGCCCATAATTTATGGGCCGGCCCGGTGCACAGTTTGGCtttattagagcatgattaacagagtttttttttttgtctgattttaaagaaaaaataaaaacgaatcaATCGCGGATCGCCACGTGCCAGTGGAGTCCACGAACGGTAAAGAACCCAAACAAAGTCGACTTTTACGGAAGAAGAAGAGCTGGTTTTTATCAAAATCGTGGAACCCACCTCTTAAGAACCACTTAAGAGACAGGCTTAACGGTGGTCTTAAGTTTGTTAAAGAAATTAAGAATATTgaatcattttcaaaaattcaagtCCCATTTACCTTTCAGTTTCTGTATGTTTTCCTAAAATGTGTCACTATTATAAAAATCActgtttttattattcttcaTGCATGCTCACATAAGAGATAAGAACACAAAATGCCAAACAATGAAGCATTTaagcaaatatattttatgcttATTGATTAATTAGTTTCTTTCTAATTATCCCAAAAAGGAGCTGTTGCACTCCAGCTCTGGCACCATCATCTCTCAACgttatttctttctttgttaAATCAAAGAAGGAAAGTACAGAGACAGATTctcttccatcttcttcttcaagagagaggaagaagagctcACGATACAAAAAACCCCGTCTCAGCACCTCCATTGACAGACCTGAAGCTATGCTTCGTCGTCAAAACCGTTCAGCACCTCTTCCTCCGGACTTAAAGTCTCTGTCTTTAAGCGTTTCCTTCAAAGGGTGGAGGCTCCCGAACAGAAAGTTCAAGTCTTGGGCACTCAAAATGTCATCTTTACACAAACCCACATGGATACAAGCTGGCGTTTTCGAAGCAATCATGGCATCCACCAAAGGATTCAGTAAAGACACAGATCTCCTTCTGGGTATCGCTGAGAAATGGTGTCCAGACACCAACACATTCATCTTCCCTTGGGGCGAAACCACCATAACACTAGAAGACGTTATGTTCCTTCTAGGCTTCTCTGTTCTGGGCTCCCCTGTTTTCGCCGCTCTCGATGAATCAGGAGAGAGGGTTAAGGAGAAATTGGTGAAAGAGAGTCTGAAGATCAAGAAAGATAATAACTTTGTGTTCGTTAGTCAAGTAGAGTGGATGAGGAGATTcatgaatgatgatgatgagcttGAGCATGTGGCTTTCCTTGCGTTGTGGCTAAGCTATTTTGTGTTTCCGTCTGCTTATTATCATATAGATGAAGCTGTTTTCTCTGTTGCTGTTCATGTATCAAGAGGGACTAGGATTGCTCTTGCTCCTGCTGTTCTTGCTCACCTCTATGCAGACCTTACTCTCTTGAAACGCCACATTAGAGAGTTCATCACCATAGAGGACAAGATTGAACTGAAGGGGTTGTTTAAGTTGGTTCAGGTTTGGacatgggagagattcaaggagCTGCAACCCGAAAAGGCTAACCCTTTGCTCAAAGGTGAGGCGAGATTGAGTATTTGGTGTGATCTGACGAAGAAGAGAAGTAGCAATGTGAGGGAGGTTCTTGAGGAGTCGAAAACGGAGAGCTTTGAGTGGCGTCCTTACACAAAGGCTTTGGAGAATTGGAGGTTTCCTCTGTTTTACCCTGAGGAAGCAATGTGGGTTCCTGTTGCTGCTTATCTTGACGATGAGTTTATCACTTTTGCTCGATGTGTCAAGGTGTCTAAGCTTGTTGGGATTGATTGTGTGGAGCATTACTTTCCCAATAGAGTGGCTGCACAGTTCGGTCTGCTTCAGGATGTTACTTGTCATGTGAACATGAATAACAAACTCTCGAAAGAGGAAGCTTGGGATGAGTACAATAAGCCTCTTGATGAACTGACATTGTACATTCCTTCTCGTTGTGTTATACCTTGGTGGAAGAAGTCGTCTTCTGAGTGGTGGAAGAAGTTGTCTCCAGAATTTCAGCGTTCTCCCAAGGAGAATCAAGCTGTTGAATCAGCTGAATCATTGACACCAAGAAACATCataggtgatgatgatgatgatacatTTGATTCTGCTTCTTCAGGTTGTAAGAGATGGAAGTCAATGAACCGAGTTTATgaggatgatgaagatgatagcCTCACCGTTGCTCAAGTAATGAGACTTAGAAAGAAGGATACTTCAAAGGTACTGCTATTAAGTGAAGTGCTTAAGAAGTTGGGAGATGGGTTTCCTGAAAAACTCAAAAGATCTAGATATCTTAGAACAAGGAGAAATGTGAGATCAGAGATAGGAGATTGTGGTGGATCAGTTTCAAAAGAAGCGACACTCGGTGACTTGTTTCACAAGGAACTAGGGAAGGGGAAGAGTGAGTGTTTGGGAAACAAGCGAGCTCGtaatgaggaagatgatgagagTTGTTATGATGACATTACCAATGCTGAGATGATCAGAGTTGAAGAAACAGAAACCAGAAGCAAAGCAGCTAATGAGAACAACTCCTTAGATCCTCCTCTTGGTGCTAACGTAGAAGTAGTTGAAACTGTTGTGTCACCACCAGAGACAAGGCAAAACTGTGATAACGAGGTTAATTTAATTGGAATCAAtgctgagaagaagaagaggactaTGGTTAAGGAAGCAGAGTGTTTGCTCCATGTAGATAAAAATGAGATGGAAGATGGTGATGATACTGGTGAAAGTTTGAAGCAGAGGAATCTTGCAATAGAGGAGATAGCATTGACACTAGAGGCACGTATGATGAAGGTGGAGAAGACTTTGGCAAAGATTAGAGAATGGAAAACCTTAGAAATAAAGGGGGCCAAAACCTGAACAAATAAGAAATTTGTGCTTAGGATCTCatggaagtaaaaaaaaaaaaatgtcacacATTATCAATCTTTGGTGTCATTTCTTTTGCTCTCTAGTCTCTAGAGGACTTGCTTATTAGGCAcaaatacttttaatattttgtgtgtttttttgtttaggggAAAATTGCATTTTAAACACTCAGAATGTCATTTTCTAGCACTTTAAACACTAAAGTTATTTGACTAACACATTAAACCttcaaaatgacatttttatcataataaacTTCCAAAGACGTTTTCATGTTCATAGACGACCGGTACTGTTCATTTTACATGTCAAAATGATGACGTGtcggtttaaaaaaaatacagaaaaatacataaaaattcgaatgaaattggaaaaaattgtaaaaattcaaaacaaaataaaaaaaaaaatctaaaaattcaaaaaacagaaaaaattaaaatttcaaacttaaaaataaaattaaaaattaaaaattctaaaaattcaaaaataagatctaaaattaaaatgtcaaattaaaaattctaaaaattctaaaataagatctaaaattaaaacttcaaacttaaaaattaaaattgtaaatatttaaccaaaaaatatatttattttaaaatttcatcaaacGAAAGTGACTGTCACTTATGATGATATCAAAACTTGTCACCATCAAAAACAATATATCAAAACTTGCTACCaccaaaaactttttttttgataatccagatATCCAGACACCTTGCATAGCCCGACTATCGCCTAAGTACACTTCGCAGAAAGCATCTCGGGGGCCCGCCAATTTGACCACATGTTAATTGATGGTGGCCACACGCATGGCTgataattctctcaaatagattattttgagttttgtcccaaaaatattttctaagaaagaaaatgaccaaatatgtttcattaaagaagcaaaagactcttatgctctaaatatataaatacaaataaataaagaaaaatttcaaattattattttttaaatattttagatcttattttagaattttaaaattttattttagtttttaaatttgacattttaattttagatcttatttttgaatttttaatatattttttttgttaagtttgaaattttaatttttatattttttgaattttttaaaaaaaattgttttgaattttttataattttttccaatttcattcgaatttttctatatttttattttattttttatttttaagaaaaaaaagaaaccgaCCCGTCATCATTTTAAGCTGTAAAATGAACAGTAACGGTCGCTTATGAACAGGAAAACGTCGTTGGAGgtttattatgataaaaatgtcactttgaatGTTTAAAGTGCTAGTAAAAAAACTTcagtttttaaaatgatagaaatTGACACTTTTAGTgtttaaaatgtgattttccCTTTGTTTAGTATATGACATGTATTTGAAACCTCAAGAAGTAAggtgattttaaaatatatgatcggtttggttcggtttaggtAGTAGACATTTGTTCGATTTAATAATTTGGTTTGTATTGGCCTGCTTTCTGCAAACTCATCAAATATACATGTTATTTCTGAAAATTCATCAAATCGAAGGCCATTTCTGTAATCAACTTGCCCTTCTCTAATCCTTCATTAAtcctttatttttataaaaaaaacatctgTCTCTAATCCTTTATTTCAATAGTTGCATTTTTTACTAGTGAGCAGTGACACGATACATTTTTCCTCTATTTTCGAATCTTGCTCGTTCGTAATAATATGTATTTAATAGTGTAGATATTCCAACTGATAGAAAGAAGATATAATGAGAAAACAACTTTTGACCCAGCAAATTTTTATGCTTCAAAAAGCTTTGGTCCATTTTTGTAACTTCATCAAATGTGAAGGTAATATCTGCAAATACATCAAACCTTAGGTGACTTATGTAAATTATTCAACTCTCCCTTCTTTAAACTGTAAACCCAAAACGACGCCGTTGAGCTTCATTAAACTAAATGGATTTCCCTTCCTCAAAACGTCCGGCGACAGCTTCGGCGGAGTCAGTGCAGTTCCGCCTCCTATGCCCCGCCTCGCGAACCGGCGCCATAATCGGAAAAGGCGGCTCCGTAATTCGCCACCTGCAATCCCTCACCGGCTCCAAAATCCGCGTCATCGACGACATCCCCGTCCCTTCAGAAGAGCGCGTAGTCTTGATCACCGCACCAAACGCAGCAAAGAAGGACGATTCGTCGAACGCGTGCGATCCAGAGAACCCTAGCTCCGATCAGACGAAGCCGCCGGAGACCGCGGCGGCGGATAAACCCGGCGAGGAAGCGCCGCCGCCGTCGTCTTCGGCTTTGGTTAGGGTTTTGGAGAGGATAGTGTTCGGCGACGACGCCGCGAATGCAGACGGTAGTGAGCTGGACAAAGGCGAGTTCGAGGGTTTGTGTAGGGTTCTTGTGAGAGGCAATCAAGTTGATTACTTGATGAGTCAAGGAGGGATGATAAGGGAAGATAGTGGAGCTAGCGTTAGGATTGCTTCTACGGATCAGATCCCTCCTTGTGCTTTCCCTGGAGACGTTGTGATTCAGGTGATTGATGATGATTACTTGTAATAGCTAATTCAAAGTTTGAGTCTTTTAACTGATTTGGTtatgtttcttttcttgtgtGTGAGAAGATAAATGGGAAGTTTTCGAATGTTAAGAAGGCGCTTTTGATGATTACCAACTGTCTTCAAGAGAGTGGTGCACCTCCAACATGGGAGGAGTGTTCGTTTCCGCCGCCTGGCTATCCTCCTGATTATCATTCTATGGAGTATCATCAGTGGGATCATCCTCCTAACCCAATGCCTGAAGACGTTGGACCCTTTAACAGGCCACCCATTGTTGAAGAGGAGGTAACCTTCAGGCTGCTGTGTCCGGCTGATAAAGTTGGAAGCTTGATAGGGAAAGGTGGAGCTGTGGTTCGCGCTTTGCAGAACGAGACTGGTGCGTCGATCAAGGTGTCGGATCCGACTCATGAGACTGAGGAGAGGATCGTTGTGATATCTGCACGAGAGGTAATTGTGGAATATGGTTTTTTGCATTGTGTGGATTGGTTGGTTTATTGTGGTTTTAACGTTGGTGTAGAACTTGGAGAGACGGCACTCTCTTGCGCAAGATGCTGTGATGTGTGTGCATAACAGAATCGTTGAGATTGGATTTGAACCTAGCGCTGCTGTTGTTGCTCGGCTTCTTGTGCATTCACCGTTTATAGGACGTTTGTTGGGGAAAGGTGGTCATGTAATAAGTGAAATGAGGAGAGCGACTGGTGCTAGCATCCGAGTCTTTGCAAAAGATCAAGCTACCAAGTATGAATCTCAACATGATGAGATTGTGCAGGTAATCTCAGTATAGGTTCGTTAAGTTTTTTCAACTCGACAGTAACTGACAAAACTTTGCTGCATTGTCAGATCATTGGCAATGTGAAAACTGTTCAAGATGCTTTGTTCCAAATAACAAGTAGGCTTCGGGAAGCCATGTTTCCTGGAAGAATTCCTTTTCCCGGAATGGGTGGTCCACCTCCGCCGTTCATGGGTCCGTATCCAGAACCGCCTCCTCCTTTTGGACCTAGGCCATATCCAGCTTCTCCAGATCGTTACCATTCTCCTGTAGGACCATACCATGGTATTTTCATCAGATCCCAACTCCTGATCAACAGTTGATACATGCATCTATCTCAGCTCTTTATAATGTGTATGATTATACAGAGAGGCATTGTCATGGTCCTGGATTTGACAGGCCACCTTCCCCAATGTCTTGGACTCCACAGGTATGTGAAATCAATCTGTGTATGATAGCTCGGTTACAGCGCAAATGGCTACTTAATATTTCTTAATTACCAGCCACCTATCGATGGCCATCCCGGTGGTATGGTTCCTGATGTGAACCACGGGTATGCTTTGAGGAATGAGCCCATTGGCGGGGAGAATCTGCCAATGACAAGCGCAAATGTGGAGATTGTGGTTCCTCAAGCATACCTAGGCCATGTATATGGTGACAACTGCAGTAACCTGAATTACATCAAGCAGGTACGTTGTAACTCATCCAGAAAATGTATGCGTGCGTAGATAGAAGGACGATTATTTTGAAAGGAATCAATCTAAATGTAGTTTGTAAACGGATACAAACACAAACAGGTGACAGGTGCAAACGTGGTTGTGCATGATCCAAAGGCAGGGACTACAGAGGGACTAGTGGTGGTCTCAGGTACATCAGACCAAGCTCATTTCGCTCAAAGCCTTCTTCATGCTTTCATTCTTTGTGGCCAAAGTTGATtgctttattttaaaatcagaaAAACAGTGTGTACTTCTACTAATTGCTGTTACAAATAGGTTTTCCATCTCTTGTTTTTTATCTATTATCCAAACTAATACAACAATGTTCCTCAAACTctgttgtatt
The window above is part of the Brassica napus cultivar Da-Ae chromosome C3, Da-Ae, whole genome shotgun sequence genome. Proteins encoded here:
- the LOC106427430 gene encoding RNA-binding protein Y14, with the protein product MANIEAEAVDFEPEEDDLMDEDVGASDLSPRAGHPRLRSAIAGANDESANRKTKGRGFREEKDSDRQRGLSSRDFESLGSDGGPGPQRSIEGWIVLVTGVHEEAQEDDISNAFGDFGEIKSLHLNLDRRTGFVKGYALIEYEKSEEAQSAIKAMNGAELLTKNVSVDWAFSNGPNNAGSYRRRNMRSGRSQRSRSPRRRF
- the LOC106427469 gene encoding uncharacterized protein LOC106427469 encodes the protein MLRRQNRSAPLPPDLKSLSLSVSFKGWRLPNRKFKSWALKMSSLHKPTWIQAGVFEAIMASTKGFSKDTDLLLGIAEKWCPDTNTFIFPWGETTITLEDVMFLLGFSVLGSPVFAALDESGERVKEKLVKESLKIKKDNNFVFVSQVEWMRRFMNDDDELEHVAFLALWLSYFVFPSAYYHIDEAVFSVAVHVSRGTRIALAPAVLAHLYADLTLLKRHIREFITIEDKIELKGLFKLVQVWTWERFKELQPEKANPLLKGEARLSIWCDLTKKRSSNVREVLEESKTESFEWRPYTKALENWRFPLFYPEEAMWVPVAAYLDDEFITFARCVKVSKLVGIDCVEHYFPNRVAAQFGLLQDVTCHVNMNNKLSKEEAWDEYNKPLDELTLYIPSRCVIPWWKKSSSEWWKKLSPEFQRSPKENQAVESAESLTPRNIIGDDDDDTFDSASSGCKRWKSMNRVYEDDEDDSLTVAQVMRLRKKDTSKVLLLSEVLKKLGDGFPEKLKRSRYLRTRRNVRSEIGDCGGSVSKEATLGDLFHKELGKGKSECLGNKRARNEEDDESCYDDITNAEMIRVEETETRSKAANENNSLDPPLGANVEVVETVVSPPETRQNCDNEVNLIGINAEKKKRTMVKEAECLLHVDKNEMEDGDDTGESLKQRNLAIEEIALTLEARMMKVEKTLAKIREWKTLEIKGAKT
- the LOC106427494 gene encoding KH domain-containing protein HEN4, which encodes MDFPSSKRPATASAESVQFRLLCPASRTGAIIGKGGSVIRHLQSLTGSKIRVIDDIPVPSEERVVLITAPNAAKKDDSSNACDPENPSSDQTKPPETAAADKPGEEAPPPSSSALVRVLERIVFGDDAANADGSELDKGEFEGLCRVLVRGNQVDYLMSQGGMIREDSGASVRIASTDQIPPCAFPGDVVIQINGKFSNVKKALLMITNCLQESGAPPTWEECSFPPPGYPPDYHSMEYHQWDHPPNPMPEDVGPFNRPPIVEEEVTFRLLCPADKVGSLIGKGGAVVRALQNETGASIKVSDPTHETEERIVVISARENLERRHSLAQDAVMCVHNRIVEIGFEPSAAVVARLLVHSPFIGRLLGKGGHVISEMRRATGASIRVFAKDQATKYESQHDEIVQIIGNVKTVQDALFQITSRLREAMFPGRIPFPGMGGPPPPFMGPYPEPPPPFGPRPYPASPDRYHSPVGPYHERHCHGPGFDRPPSPMSWTPQPPIDGHPGGMVPDVNHGYALRNEPIGGENLPMTSANVEIVVPQAYLGHVYGDNCSNLNYIKQVTGANVVVHDPKAGTTEGLVVVSGTSDQAHFAQSLLHAFILCGQS